A stretch of the Aegilops tauschii subsp. strangulata cultivar AL8/78 chromosome 4, Aet v6.0, whole genome shotgun sequence genome encodes the following:
- the LOC120962761 gene encoding uncharacterized protein: MSWPSSLSSLSTAHHSSHSPMQRTLALPNPDPSPSLAAIHRRSPPASTPSLACPLNTVACQIHCSPHPGLSLPYCTPPPHTAPRNKGLASLRPDPIGASLASDQACTTRVPPRPPPGGVDSCVLRLRVRVLKVHKRPRLHSKAIRAGVDWRDRTRWLDGGDTDLLRRVSQEAVHPAATTSTATVVADLQCDRCIASNLFGTPRCSPRSGHPMPGRLWMPGPQRRPC; the protein is encoded by the exons ATGTCGTGGCCatcctctctctcctctctctccaccGCACACCACTCCTCTCACTCCCCCATGCAGCGAACCCTAGCGCTCCCCAATCCAGATCCCTCCCCTTCCCTCGCCGCCATCcaccgccgctcgccgccggccTCGACCCCCTCCCTCGCCTGCCCTCTGAACACTGTCGCCTGCCAGATCCACTGCAGCCCCCACCCTGGCCTCTCTCTCCCGTACTGCACGCCGCCGCCACACACGGCACCGCGCAACAAGGGGCTCGCATCGCTCCGACCAGATCCGATTGGCGCCTCCCTGGCCTCGGATCAGGCCTGCACGACCCGGGTGCCACCACGGCCACCACCGGGAGGCGTGGATTCATGCGTGCTCCGGTTGCGGGTTCGTGTCCTCAAG GTGCACAAGAGACCTCGTCTCCACTCCAAGGCCATTCGTGCTGGCGTAGATTGGCGTGATCGCACACGTTGGCTGGACGGCGGCGACACTGACCTCCTCCGCCGGGTCTCCCAAGAGGCCGTGCATCCTGCCGCGACCACCTCTACTGCGACGGTGGTGGCCGACCTGCAATGCGACCGCTGCATCGCCAGTAACCTCTTCG GCACGCCCCGATGCTCCCCTCGCTCTGGGCACCCAATGCCAGGCAGGCTGTGGATGCCCGGACCTCAACGCCGGCCGTGCTAA